The Oncorhynchus mykiss isolate Arlee chromosome 30, USDA_OmykA_1.1, whole genome shotgun sequence genome includes a window with the following:
- the lrrc61 gene encoding leucine-rich repeat-containing protein 61 isoform X2 → MMDSKRDMKDQETERVSKVTAALLKSRTGEFDLESILFLKLRGLGIYDLGCIGDCINLERLDLSGNNITNLAPLSSLRLLQILNVSANRISNLDISCCDSLQSLNVAGNLISSIDNIHCLQSLRKLENIRLKDNTYNYTNPVCKNSSYRNILLEMFPNIRVLDGERVVGRGSDLYKLCKDIDETIKAGFYRNGQLPELPGCKPWVDNDFWEIKRSSNVIIDEAYKQFNDVLHECRLLNNRATHVISQTERSLSLKNQPKQYSV, encoded by the exons AAACCGAGAGAGTCTCCAAGGTGACAGCTGCGCTGCTGAAGTCCCGGACAGGAGAGTTTGATCTGGAATCTATTCTGTTTCTGAAGCTCCGAGGTCTCG GGATCTATGATCTAGGCTGTATCGGGGACTGTATAAATCTGGAGAGACTGGATCTGTCTGGTAACAACATCACTAACCTGGCTCCACTCTCTTCTCTGAGACTACTACAGATACTCAATGTGTCAGCCAACAGGATCTCTAACTTAG ACATTTCCTGCTGTGACAGTTTACAGAGCCTAAATGTGGCTGGGAACCTCATATCCAG TATTGACAACATCCACTGCCTTCAGTCTTTGAGGAAGCTGGAGAATATTCGCCTGAAAGACAACACCTATAATTACACCAACCCAG TTTGTAAGAACTCGTCCTACAGAAACATTCTCCTGGAGATGTTCCCAAACATCAGAGTGTTGGATG GTGAAAGAGTGGTTGGACGTGGGAGTGATTTATATAAATTATGCAAAGACATTGATGAAACTATCAAAG CTGGTTTCTATAGGAATGGCCAGTTACCAGAGCTGCCTGGCTGTAAGCCCTGGGTCGACAACGACTTCTGGGAAATCAAGAGATCCAGCAACGTCATTATAGACGAGGCCTACAAACAGTTCAATG ACGTCCTTCATGAATGCAGACTGCTGAACAACAGAGCAACACATGTCAtctcacagacagagagatcTCTGAGCCTCAAGAACCAGCCAAAGCAGTACTCTGTTTAA
- the lrrc61 gene encoding leucine-rich repeat-containing protein 61 isoform X3: MMDSKRDMKDQETERVSKVTAALLKSRTGEFDLESILFLKLRGIYDLGCIGDCINLERLDLSGNNITNLAPLSSLRLLQILNVSANRISNLEDISCCDSLQSLNVAGNLISSIDNIHCLQSLRKLENIRLKDNTYNYTNPVCKNSSYRNILLEMFPNIRVLDGERVVGRGSDLYKLCKDIDETIKAGFYRNGQLPELPGCKPWVDNDFWEIKRSSNVIIDEAYKQFNDVLHECRLLNNRATHVISQTERSLSLKNQPKQYSV, encoded by the exons AAACCGAGAGAGTCTCCAAGGTGACAGCTGCGCTGCTGAAGTCCCGGACAGGAGAGTTTGATCTGGAATCTATTCTGTTTCTGAAGCTCCGAG GGATCTATGATCTAGGCTGTATCGGGGACTGTATAAATCTGGAGAGACTGGATCTGTCTGGTAACAACATCACTAACCTGGCTCCACTCTCTTCTCTGAGACTACTACAGATACTCAATGTGTCAGCCAACAGGATCTCTAACTTAG AAGACATTTCCTGCTGTGACAGTTTACAGAGCCTAAATGTGGCTGGGAACCTCATATCCAG TATTGACAACATCCACTGCCTTCAGTCTTTGAGGAAGCTGGAGAATATTCGCCTGAAAGACAACACCTATAATTACACCAACCCAG TTTGTAAGAACTCGTCCTACAGAAACATTCTCCTGGAGATGTTCCCAAACATCAGAGTGTTGGATG GTGAAAGAGTGGTTGGACGTGGGAGTGATTTATATAAATTATGCAAAGACATTGATGAAACTATCAAAG CTGGTTTCTATAGGAATGGCCAGTTACCAGAGCTGCCTGGCTGTAAGCCCTGGGTCGACAACGACTTCTGGGAAATCAAGAGATCCAGCAACGTCATTATAGACGAGGCCTACAAACAGTTCAATG ACGTCCTTCATGAATGCAGACTGCTGAACAACAGAGCAACACATGTCAtctcacagacagagagatcTCTGAGCCTCAAGAACCAGCCAAAGCAGTACTCTGTTTAA
- the lrrc61 gene encoding leucine-rich repeat-containing protein 61 isoform X1, whose amino-acid sequence MMDSKRDMKDQETERVSKVTAALLKSRTGEFDLESILFLKLRGLGIYDLGCIGDCINLERLDLSGNNITNLAPLSSLRLLQILNVSANRISNLEDISCCDSLQSLNVAGNLISSIDNIHCLQSLRKLENIRLKDNTYNYTNPVCKNSSYRNILLEMFPNIRVLDGERVVGRGSDLYKLCKDIDETIKAGFYRNGQLPELPGCKPWVDNDFWEIKRSSNVIIDEAYKQFNDVLHECRLLNNRATHVISQTERSLSLKNQPKQYSV is encoded by the exons AAACCGAGAGAGTCTCCAAGGTGACAGCTGCGCTGCTGAAGTCCCGGACAGGAGAGTTTGATCTGGAATCTATTCTGTTTCTGAAGCTCCGAGGTCTCG GGATCTATGATCTAGGCTGTATCGGGGACTGTATAAATCTGGAGAGACTGGATCTGTCTGGTAACAACATCACTAACCTGGCTCCACTCTCTTCTCTGAGACTACTACAGATACTCAATGTGTCAGCCAACAGGATCTCTAACTTAG AAGACATTTCCTGCTGTGACAGTTTACAGAGCCTAAATGTGGCTGGGAACCTCATATCCAG TATTGACAACATCCACTGCCTTCAGTCTTTGAGGAAGCTGGAGAATATTCGCCTGAAAGACAACACCTATAATTACACCAACCCAG TTTGTAAGAACTCGTCCTACAGAAACATTCTCCTGGAGATGTTCCCAAACATCAGAGTGTTGGATG GTGAAAGAGTGGTTGGACGTGGGAGTGATTTATATAAATTATGCAAAGACATTGATGAAACTATCAAAG CTGGTTTCTATAGGAATGGCCAGTTACCAGAGCTGCCTGGCTGTAAGCCCTGGGTCGACAACGACTTCTGGGAAATCAAGAGATCCAGCAACGTCATTATAGACGAGGCCTACAAACAGTTCAATG ACGTCCTTCATGAATGCAGACTGCTGAACAACAGAGCAACACATGTCAtctcacagacagagagatcTCTGAGCCTCAAGAACCAGCCAAAGCAGTACTCTGTTTAA